A genomic region of Gemmata massiliana contains the following coding sequences:
- the tssC gene encoding type VI secretion system contractile sheath large subunit — protein MNRPAFTYETQFADAPAAPVTAPSLLDAVLAATGDTPGSNDVRPAPPAAGRLDRFLASTDLGESLREWFGTIPEAWAGDLKGKITRALNRDVARVDELLNAQLNAVLHHPAFQKLEASWRGLRYLVDQVPDGANVKVRVLPATWKDLVRDQDRALEFDQSQLFRKVYSDEFGTPGGEPFGLLVGDYELTHRAYPDHPTDDVAALRGISGVAAAAFAPFITGIDPRFFELDSFTELEIPLDLERTLAQLDYLKWRAFRDTDDARFSGLLLPRVLYRRPYGDDPGSGPGFAFQEDTADPARRGYLWGNPCFAFAAVAARAFAQSSWLADVRGARPDATNGGRVMGLPNVGYGTGHGETARSVVDAHLTDAREKELSDLGFVPLCHMPGVPEAAFYSTPSAQKPKALDTEGASANARLSTMLHYMLCVSRFAHYLKVIMRDRVGAFTSPAEVERLLSDWLANYVASNDDASLETKARYPLREGNVRVWEVSGKPGSYQCTIYLRPHFQLDQLTAGIRLTTQLSTRADT, from the coding sequence ATGAACCGACCCGCGTTCACCTACGAGACGCAGTTCGCCGACGCCCCCGCGGCGCCGGTCACCGCGCCCTCGTTGCTCGACGCGGTGCTCGCGGCCACCGGGGATACCCCTGGCTCGAACGACGTTCGACCCGCGCCGCCCGCGGCGGGCCGGCTCGACCGGTTTCTCGCGTCCACCGACCTCGGCGAATCACTCCGTGAGTGGTTCGGTACGATCCCGGAGGCGTGGGCCGGCGATTTGAAGGGAAAGATTACACGCGCGCTCAACCGCGACGTGGCCAGGGTCGATGAGTTACTAAACGCCCAGTTGAACGCGGTTCTCCATCACCCCGCGTTCCAGAAGCTCGAAGCGTCGTGGCGCGGATTGCGGTACCTCGTGGACCAGGTGCCCGACGGCGCGAACGTGAAAGTGCGAGTGCTCCCCGCGACGTGGAAGGATCTGGTGCGCGACCAGGACCGCGCGCTGGAGTTCGACCAGAGCCAGTTGTTCCGCAAAGTGTACAGCGACGAGTTCGGCACGCCCGGCGGCGAACCGTTCGGGTTGCTCGTCGGCGATTACGAACTGACGCACCGCGCGTACCCGGACCACCCCACGGACGATGTCGCCGCGCTGCGAGGCATCAGCGGGGTCGCGGCGGCGGCGTTCGCGCCGTTCATCACGGGCATCGATCCGCGGTTCTTTGAACTCGATTCGTTCACCGAACTGGAAATCCCGCTCGATTTAGAAAGAACACTGGCCCAATTGGACTACTTGAAGTGGCGCGCGTTCCGCGACACCGACGACGCACGATTCTCCGGTCTGTTGCTCCCGCGCGTGCTGTACCGCCGGCCCTACGGCGACGATCCCGGGAGCGGCCCGGGGTTCGCGTTCCAGGAAGACACGGCCGACCCCGCCCGCAGGGGGTACTTGTGGGGCAACCCGTGTTTCGCGTTCGCGGCGGTCGCGGCGCGGGCGTTCGCACAGTCGTCGTGGCTGGCCGACGTGCGCGGGGCGCGCCCGGACGCGACGAACGGCGGGCGCGTGATGGGCTTGCCCAACGTGGGGTACGGGACCGGGCACGGCGAAACGGCACGGAGCGTGGTGGACGCGCACCTGACTGATGCGCGAGAGAAAGAACTGAGCGACCTGGGTTTCGTCCCGCTGTGCCACATGCCCGGGGTTCCCGAGGCGGCGTTCTATTCGACGCCGAGCGCGCAGAAGCCCAAAGCCCTCGACACCGAGGGCGCGAGCGCCAACGCCCGACTCTCCACGATGCTGCACTACATGCTGTGCGTGTCGCGGTTCGCCCACTACCTGAAGGTGATTATGCGCGACCGCGTGGGCGCGTTCACCTCGCCGGCGGAAGTGGAACGACTGCTCTCGGACTGGCTCGCGAACTACGTGGCCAGCAACGACGACGCGAGTCTCGAAACGAAGGCCCGCTACCCGTTACGGGAGGGCAACGTGCGGGTGTGGGAGGTATCGGGTAAGCCGGGCAGCTACCAGTGTACGATCTACCTGCGCCCGCACTTCCAGTTGGACCAGTTGACCGCCGGGATCCGGTTGACGACGCAGTTGAGCACACGAGCGGACACGTGA
- a CDS encoding type VI secretion system accessory protein TagJ, giving the protein MTPTEAYKAGKLGDAVSAALEQVRSAPTDRGKRLFLAELCCFSGDLDRADKQLDVLFTPDAADIIQLTLFRQLIRGETARREVFTQGRVPEFLAQPSDALKLRLEALIRVREGKTSEAADLLAKAEETRPAVSGVCDGTAFDDWRDLDDLTAPVLEVITANGNYYWVPLEAVEALEFHKPERARDLYWRPARLIVRDGPDGVVYVPALYFGSHTAPDDEVKLGRRTDWLGGETEPYRGRGLREFLVGDGSKTVLEIEKIEGAK; this is encoded by the coding sequence ATGACACCGACCGAAGCCTACAAAGCCGGCAAACTCGGCGACGCGGTCTCCGCGGCACTCGAACAAGTGCGCAGCGCCCCCACGGACCGCGGTAAGCGGCTGTTCCTGGCGGAGTTGTGCTGCTTCAGCGGCGATCTCGACCGCGCCGACAAGCAACTCGATGTCTTGTTCACACCGGACGCCGCGGACATCATCCAGCTCACGCTGTTCCGCCAGCTCATCCGCGGGGAAACCGCGCGGCGCGAGGTCTTCACTCAGGGTCGCGTGCCCGAGTTCCTCGCACAGCCGTCGGACGCACTCAAGTTGCGGTTGGAAGCGCTCATCCGCGTGCGCGAGGGCAAAACGAGCGAAGCCGCGGACCTGCTCGCTAAGGCGGAAGAGACGCGGCCAGCGGTATCCGGTGTGTGTGACGGCACCGCGTTCGACGACTGGCGCGATCTCGACGACCTCACCGCACCCGTACTCGAAGTCATTACCGCGAACGGCAACTACTACTGGGTACCGCTCGAAGCAGTCGAGGCGCTCGAGTTCCACAAACCGGAACGCGCACGCGACCTCTACTGGCGCCCGGCGCGCCTGATCGTGCGCGACGGACCGGACGGCGTGGTGTACGTCCCCGCGCTCTACTTCGGCTCGCACACCGCGCCCGACGATGAAGTGAAGCTCGGGCGCCGAACCGACTGGCTCGGGGGCGAAACCGAACCGTACCGCGGGCGCGGGCTGCGCGAGTTCCTCGTCGGCGACGGGTCAAAAACGGTGCTGGAAATCGAGAAAATCGAAGGGGCGAAGTAG
- the tssE gene encoding type VI secretion system baseplate subunit TssE — MPPIRSDQPLVPSVLDRLLDDEPGVSTEPPRNRSQLLRELKLSVRRDIESLLNARRRNVTLPPGLSELANSLLTYGVPDFSGAGPATEDQRNAFCRLLETVLIQGEPRLLRVGVALAGDVDSADRTLRFRIDALLRADPAPEPVVFDSTLEPSTHQFAVQGG; from the coding sequence GTGCCGCCGATCCGCTCCGACCAGCCGCTGGTGCCCTCGGTCCTCGACCGGTTGCTCGACGACGAGCCGGGCGTCAGCACCGAACCGCCACGCAACCGCTCGCAGCTCCTCCGCGAACTCAAGCTCTCGGTCCGGCGCGACATCGAGAGCCTGCTCAACGCCCGGCGCCGCAACGTGACACTCCCGCCGGGCCTGTCCGAACTCGCGAACTCGCTCCTTACTTACGGTGTGCCCGACTTCAGCGGCGCGGGGCCGGCGACCGAAGACCAGCGCAACGCCTTCTGCCGACTGCTGGAAACGGTCCTCATCCAGGGCGAGCCACGCCTGCTCCGCGTGGGCGTCGCTCTGGCGGGCGACGTCGACTCGGCCGACCGCACGCTGCGGTTCCGCATCGACGCCCTGCTCCGCGCGGACCCGGCCCCCGAACCGGTGGTGTTCGACTCCACGCTCGAACCCTCCACGCACCAGTTCGCCGTGCAGGGTGGCTGA